In Nitrospira sp., the following are encoded in one genomic region:
- a CDS encoding response regulator gives MASPIFVVDSSPAVRRMVEQISTSEGFEVVGFQDGPAALEAARRTSPSLIIADYHLDNLTFSGFCKEINNLDHLTETYLVSLVNPADRPDENLLRTLGVKAFLKKPFQSEDLLGVLKALQQKQADASNGKSLKRRVWPPTSTSTNSDDEGINHPASDDGQKEVMDQPGSSPMASLTSPVTHAAPEDAMKGLFDQLLQSMTTRSQQSLAELVPRVIDEKLATHVRPTVQKELQAQLGSILSQEYLTTIIRPLVSQTLPALIRKEFEAGEPIIRQTVSDVAKASIGTTVDRLVKDQVESGIHQHLPTVVREQVGTIDQLIKDELQRAVLKQAPLLANDLVRAAIGQTIEQAVQQIVPDVAEQHIKAELKRLIETEEASDSSQI, from the coding sequence ATGGCTTCGCCGATCTTCGTGGTGGACAGCAGCCCTGCGGTGAGACGGATGGTGGAACAGATCTCAACCTCGGAAGGGTTTGAGGTCGTTGGATTTCAGGACGGACCAGCCGCCCTTGAGGCCGCTCGGCGAACTTCTCCCTCTCTGATCATCGCGGACTACCATCTCGACAACCTGACTTTTTCTGGGTTTTGCAAGGAGATCAACAATCTGGACCACCTGACGGAAACCTATCTCGTTTCGTTGGTGAATCCGGCTGATCGCCCGGACGAAAACCTCCTTCGCACGTTGGGTGTCAAAGCATTCCTGAAGAAACCGTTTCAATCTGAGGACTTGCTCGGCGTGCTGAAAGCGCTTCAGCAGAAGCAAGCTGATGCCTCGAACGGCAAGAGCCTGAAACGCCGCGTCTGGCCTCCGACTTCGACCTCGACCAATTCCGATGATGAGGGGATCAACCACCCGGCAAGTGACGACGGTCAAAAGGAAGTTATGGACCAGCCTGGCAGTTCACCCATGGCATCATTGACGTCACCAGTCACCCACGCGGCCCCCGAAGATGCCATGAAGGGCCTCTTCGACCAACTCTTACAATCGATGACCACACGAAGCCAGCAGAGTCTTGCCGAGCTGGTCCCTCGTGTGATCGATGAGAAATTGGCAACCCATGTCCGACCAACCGTTCAGAAGGAGTTGCAAGCACAGCTCGGGAGCATCCTCTCTCAGGAATATCTCACAACGATCATTCGGCCTCTGGTCTCTCAAACATTGCCCGCACTCATCAGAAAAGAATTCGAGGCCGGTGAACCCATCATTCGGCAAACCGTATCCGATGTAGCCAAAGCTTCCATCGGAACGACGGTCGATCGACTGGTCAAGGATCAGGTCGAATCCGGAATCCATCAACACTTGCCTACGGTCGTGCGAGAACAGGTAGGAACGATCGATCAACTGATCAAAGATGAGCTTCAACGTGCGGTACTGAAACAGGCCCCGCTACTGGCAAATGATTTGGTGAGAGCCGCAATAGGACAAACCATCGAACAAGCTGTTCAGCAAATCGTGCCTGATGTCGCCGAGCAGCACATCAAGGCTGAACTCAAACGTCTGATCGAGACTGAAGAAGCGTCAGACTCCTCTCAGATCTAA
- a CDS encoding HAD-IA family hydrolase, whose amino-acid sequence MSSSIRVVFFDAADTLFHVQGSVAEIYLRHAVEFGFPRKPDSLVAIQQAFRRAFHEAPPPVFAVTEPARIKQSERLWWFDIVHHVFYRVGMFERFDEFFDHVFRVFEDHRSWCLFPETASTLTRLKARNLELGIISNFDSRLFPLLRGLGIADAFDTVTISSLAQAAKPSPQIFHIALEKHAVDSEEALHVGDSLRDDVEGAEKAGLQAVLLDRDGRQQESSGVQIIRSLEGLFSFLDRIEQ is encoded by the coding sequence ATGAGTTCATCGATCCGAGTTGTGTTTTTCGATGCAGCCGATACCCTTTTTCACGTGCAGGGATCAGTCGCTGAGATCTATCTTCGACATGCGGTTGAGTTCGGCTTTCCACGGAAACCGGACTCGTTGGTCGCGATTCAACAAGCGTTCAGACGAGCGTTCCACGAAGCCCCGCCGCCGGTCTTTGCCGTGACTGAACCGGCACGAATCAAACAGAGTGAACGGCTGTGGTGGTTCGATATCGTTCATCATGTCTTCTATCGTGTGGGTATGTTCGAGCGATTCGACGAATTCTTCGATCACGTGTTTCGCGTGTTTGAGGACCATCGATCGTGGTGCTTGTTTCCTGAAACCGCTTCCACCTTGACTCGGCTCAAAGCACGAAATCTGGAGCTCGGGATCATCTCGAATTTTGATTCCCGGCTATTTCCCCTGTTGCGTGGACTCGGAATCGCCGATGCCTTCGACACGGTGACGATCTCAAGTTTGGCTCAGGCCGCAAAACCGTCCCCACAAATCTTTCACATCGCGTTGGAGAAACATGCAGTCGATTCTGAGGAGGCCTTGCACGTCGGGGATAGTTTACGAGACGACGTGGAAGGTGCGGAGAAAGCCGGTCTTCAGGCCGTCCTGTTGGATCGTGACGGTAGGCAGCAGGAATCAAGCGGTGTTCAGATTATCAGAAGCTTGGAAGGGCTGTTCTCGTTCCTAGACCGGATCGAGCAATAA
- a CDS encoding NAD-dependent deacylase, which translates to MAPGSDLGIVRQQLSAARSITVLTGAGISADSGVPTFRGTDGLWKNFRAEDLATPEAFERDPRLVWEWYNWRRELIATKQPNSAHKAIVELERRSPDFWLITQNVDGLHRDAGSQKVSEIHGNIWKVRCTGCGLVANNRDVPIAILPSCADCGSLLRPHIVWFGESLFADDLNRCASALKLCDILIVIGTSGVVYPAAGFASIAKEGGAFIVEINLDPIPQSPLVDVSLQGRAKDLVPLLLDPV; encoded by the coding sequence ATGGCGCCCGGATCTGATCTTGGAATTGTGAGACAACAACTCTCCGCTGCCCGAAGCATCACCGTGCTCACCGGCGCCGGGATTTCGGCCGACAGCGGTGTGCCGACATTTCGCGGAACGGACGGCTTGTGGAAGAACTTTCGCGCCGAGGACCTAGCGACGCCCGAAGCCTTCGAACGAGACCCTCGCCTCGTGTGGGAGTGGTACAACTGGCGGCGCGAGCTGATCGCCACAAAGCAGCCGAACTCCGCACACAAAGCCATCGTCGAACTCGAGCGTCGCTCTCCGGATTTTTGGCTGATTACTCAAAACGTGGACGGGTTGCATCGAGACGCAGGCTCACAGAAAGTCTCTGAGATTCATGGCAACATCTGGAAAGTTCGCTGCACCGGCTGTGGCCTGGTCGCAAACAACCGCGATGTGCCGATTGCCATCCTCCCGTCCTGTGCTGATTGCGGGTCGCTGCTCCGGCCCCATATCGTCTGGTTCGGAGAATCCTTGTTTGCCGACGATCTCAACCGCTGCGCTAGCGCACTCAAACTCTGCGACATCCTGATCGTCATCGGCACCTCCGGGGTCGTCTACCCGGCTGCTGGGTTCGCATCCATTGCCAAAGAAGGCGGTGCGTTCATCGTCGAAATCAACCTCGATCCCATCCCACAGTCGCCGCTGGTCGATGTCTCACTGCAGGGCCGCGCGAAAGATCTCGTACCGTTATTGCTCGATCCGGTCTAG
- a CDS encoding 2-dehydropantoate 2-reductase, with protein sequence MKQILIVGAGSVGGFFGARLAKHNPDVSFLLRTKTLAAVKRNGLTIRSMDGTFTVRPQAASDARQIPRPDLIVLGVKAYDLDEVLNQIEPVLNDKTVILTLQNGIDTEDRLLARIQRDCVVGGVAYIYSKIVEPGVIEHYKKGSLSIGELMGHESERLLAIRDLFTSAGIPCHLSKDIRRTKWEKMCWNCVFNPITVLIDDHVAKALDHPEMTGVIRQIVGEVAAVSATIKVPLPPDMAERVVKASQEIRDIHTSMYDDWKAGRPTEIDYLNGYIVEQGRKLGIPTPVNEALTAMIKTITEKEQTDQGRVRIEGAVVQPLSFDRAAIASLPAEHHVDVSTVMSGMEGRGIRLKGLLDVPALAIEANHVVFHASDGKYSVCLTLEQAREHGILVYELDGDRLPDTKGGSFRLITPGLEDLCANVKGVTRIEVTKGPGRDTRQTTCPPRP encoded by the coding sequence ATGAAACAGATCTTGATAGTCGGCGCCGGCTCAGTCGGCGGGTTTTTCGGAGCGCGATTAGCCAAGCATAATCCGGACGTGTCGTTCTTGCTGCGGACGAAAACGCTGGCGGCGGTGAAACGCAACGGATTGACGATCCGCAGCATGGATGGAACATTTACGGTCAGGCCTCAAGCAGCCTCGGATGCACGTCAGATCCCTCGGCCGGATCTCATCGTGCTCGGCGTGAAAGCCTATGATCTCGACGAGGTCCTGAACCAAATCGAACCGGTGCTTAACGACAAGACCGTGATTCTTACCCTACAGAACGGAATCGATACCGAAGACCGTCTTCTCGCTCGAATCCAACGGGATTGCGTGGTGGGCGGCGTCGCCTACATCTATTCCAAGATCGTCGAGCCCGGCGTGATCGAGCATTATAAAAAAGGATCTTTGTCGATCGGCGAACTGATGGGACATGAGAGCGAGCGTCTTCTCGCTATCCGTGATCTATTCACCTCGGCCGGTATTCCTTGTCATCTGTCAAAGGACATTCGCCGTACGAAGTGGGAGAAGATGTGTTGGAACTGTGTCTTTAATCCCATCACCGTGCTCATCGACGACCATGTGGCCAAAGCGCTTGATCATCCAGAGATGACGGGTGTGATCCGGCAGATCGTCGGAGAAGTTGCGGCAGTGTCGGCGACGATCAAAGTGCCGTTGCCTCCGGACATGGCGGAACGGGTTGTGAAAGCATCCCAGGAGATTCGCGATATTCATACCTCAATGTATGACGATTGGAAGGCGGGACGTCCGACAGAAATCGACTACTTGAATGGGTACATTGTGGAGCAGGGGCGCAAGTTGGGGATTCCGACACCGGTGAACGAAGCCCTGACGGCGATGATCAAGACGATCACGGAGAAGGAGCAGACTGATCAGGGGCGCGTGCGAATAGAGGGCGCTGTGGTTCAGCCCCTGTCCTTCGATCGTGCGGCGATCGCGTCATTACCGGCCGAGCATCATGTGGATGTTTCAACAGTCATGTCCGGTATGGAGGGACGTGGAATTCGGTTGAAGGGGCTGCTCGATGTTCCAGCGTTGGCGATCGAAGCAAACCATGTCGTCTTTCATGCCTCGGATGGAAAGTATTCCGTCTGCCTCACGCTTGAGCAAGCCCGAGAGCACGGAATTCTTGTCTATGAGCTTGATGGAGACCGGCTGCCTGACACGAAGGGTGGCTCGTTTCGCCTCATTACGCCGGGACTGGAAGATCTCTGCGCCAATGTGAAAGGTGTGACGAGGATCGAAGTGACGAAAGGGCCAGGGCGTGACACGAGGCAAACGACTTGTCCTCCAAGGCCGTAA